The stretch of DNA TCCACAAAAAGACCGCTATTCCCTCGGCATAAACTTTTTCTTATTGTTAAATCAAAACTCTAGGAGAAAGCTTATGAATCTCAAATCCATCCTTGTTCTTACGATCAGCACCGTTGTTGCCTTGCCCGCATATCCCTGCACCCGAGTTTTATGGGAAAATAAAAAAAGTGACGTCATTGTGGGGCGCAATATGGACTGGGCTGAAGACACGATGTCAAACATGTGGCTTTTACCTCGAGGAATTTCGCGCGAGGGCCTCACTCACGAAAACCCCCTGAAATGGACTTCTAAATATGGCAGTGTGATTATCACCGCCTATGATATCGGAACCGCCGATGGACTTAACGAAAAAGGTCTGACAGCGAATCTGCTTTATCTAACTGAAAGCAAGTTCCCAACTCGCGACCCTAAGATTCCGGGGCTCGCTGTGAGTTTATGGAGTCAATATTATCTAGATAATTTTGCTACCGTGGCAGAGGCGGTTTCCTATACCGAAAAGAATCCCTTCCAAGTTCAAACTGCCGGCATTCAAACCGCGGCGGGACGAAGAGAAGGTACCGTCCATATTTCGCTTTCCGATAAAACCGGAGATTCCGCGATTTTGGAATACATCGACGGCAAGGTTAAGATTTATCACGATAAAAATTTTAAAGTGATGACGAACTCCCCACCGTTTGATCAACAGATCGCTGCCTTAAGCAAATACAAAGGTTTCGGAGGGACTCAGAAATTACCCGGCACCACCGACGCGGCCGATCGCTTTATCCGCGCTGCTTACTATAGCAATGCTTTGCCTGAGCCCAAAGATTACCGCGAAGCCGTGGCCGGAGTCTTAAGCGTTTTAAGAAACGTTTCTCAACCCTTTGGTACGCCAGACCCTGTTCGTCCGTATATTTCTACTACACGCTGGAGAACTGTCGCAGATTTAACTAAGGGAATTTATTTTTACGAAAATGTTTTGAGCCCTAATATTGTATGGGTGGATTTTGCAAAACTTAATTTCGCTCAAGGACAACCCGTACAAAAGATCGGTCTAATCAAAAACTATGAGCTGATCGGCGATGTTTCAAATAAGTTTGCACCCGCAAAACCGTTTCAGTTCTTAAAACCTGAGGCAGAGCCCGCACGCAATGCTCAGCTCTAAACTCTGCCTAACTTTAAATTCGCCGGAACCGCGACGTCCAATTTTTTTGGCGGAGGTAATTTTAAATCCGCCATAATCTGAACGAAGTCTTCCAGTTTACGCTGTTGATTCAGTCGAACATTGTGCTTTTTCTCATCCCCAATAGTCGATGAGGTAAAGCCTTTATAATCATGTGCTGGATACACCAAAGTTTCGTCAGGCAGAACAAAAAGCTTAGTGCGCACGTTTTCATAAAGGCTCTTTGCCGATCCCTCTTGAAAGTCAGTACGGCCATTAGCGCGAATCATTAAAGTGTCACCAGTAAAGACTCGGTCACTCATTAAAAAGCACAGACAGCTATTGGTGTGACCCGGAGTTGTTAATACCTTAATTTCATACTGGCCAAAACGAATCACATCCCCCTCTTTAAGTGCTTTAAAAGAGCCTTCGATATTAGCTTCAGAGCTTAAAGCAATCTGCGCGCCCGTAGCATCCGCGATTTTTCCCGCACCGGTGATATGATCGGCATGGACGTGAGTTTCAAGGATATAAAGTAATTTAAGATCTAATTCCTTAATCAGCTGAAGGTCTCTGTCGACTTTTTCTAAAACCGGATCAATCATCACGGCTTCGCGCGTAACACGATCGGCAAGGATATAGGTGAAAGTGGAACTTTCGCTTTCAAAAAGCTGCTGGAAAATCAGATTTTTCATAGGCTTTTATGATGCACTCTAGTGCGCGGAAGTACCAGAGGTATTTAAAAGCTCTAAACGACGACCAATCGCTGATAAGCTTTGAACCAAAGAATCCGCACCTTGCTCAAGCGTTTTAAGGCGAGAAGTATGAGCTTCATTTTTCAGTTTCAAAGCTTCCGCAATCAAAGGCTGAAGTTGAAGTTGGAATTCTGACAAACGCATTGAAAGATGAGCCCTGTCGTCATCGGTAAGCTCTTCCCCGTCGGGGCGTTTTAGATCATTCAGGGAAAGAGTCAAATCACGAACCTTGTCACCCAAAGCGCGGAAGTCAGCCATTTTTTGATGGTGATCATTTTGGCGAGCTTGGATTTGTTCGGCGCGAGCGGCTACGATTTGGGCTGCGGCTTCCGCCTTAGCGCGGGCTTCGTTTAAAGTCGCAGAAAGTTGAACAACCTCTTCAGCGACACCTTGACCACATTGAGTAAAGTGGTTCATTAGTTTTTGAGCTTGCTCATAGTCGAAGTCTGTTTTTAGATCCATGCTTTCAATCTTTTCGCCCAATCGGACGATTTCAGAAAGATAGTTATCAAGTTTAAGAACAGTTTCAACAAGTGGGGACGGGTTTTTGATTTGATTAGACATGAATTTCTTATGTCACAGCCGCAAAACAAAGCCAATTTTTTTGCGGCTGGCACACTGCCCGATACCGTTACAAATTATTCATAATCAGGGTCAGGATGAAGTTCAGACGGAAGCTCATCAAGAGTGAATTCACCGTAATTAGGATCGATCTCTAAACGCAGGCCCTTAGCATTGATAAACGCAAGTCCCAGATAAAATCCTGGGTCTTCAGTATATGTCATTAGGTTCGCCTCGATATAGCCGACAACCACCCCATTATCAGTCACTTCGTAAAAAGCACCCGCGCGGTAATTGTAATAGCCATCACCCATTTCAAATGGAAGATCGACTTGATCAAACGCTTTTACAACTTTTGAAGGCAATGACGAAACGTTATTGATGTAGCGCGCGTTCGCATCCCCCGGCATCGTTGATAACAAGACTTGATCCGCAGACTTAAAAGGCAACTCAAGCTGCTGAGCTTGGGCGTGATTTACAAAAACCACTGACGTTAACATCGCAAACACAAACATTAAGTTCTTCATGGACATTCCCCTTTTTCAATGGCCGGGGATATAGCACTGCCTTTATCGTAACCAAAAGGTATTCTTGGCACATTGTTATGCCTTAGATGAATACCTCTTCAGCTGTCTCTAAACGACTGTTTGCAAAATGAAAACAAACCCTTCGAATTCCAATATCTTTCACTTGAGATTTTTTACATTACAACTGCGCCTCAATATGATCCGGAATCTTTAGTCATACTTATATTCGACCGAATAGATGGGTCCAAACATCACACTAAGGGGATTCGGGAATGGTGAAGTTTTTGGCGGCCAGCCTGTTCTTGGCAAACATCGCTTATGCACAAATCAATGTTTCCGTAAATTCAAACACCACGATCACCGAGATAAATGCCAACCCCGTCGGCATGGTTTTAAACCAAATGAATGACGGAACACTTTCGCAAAGCTCGTTAACTACCGCGGTTCAATCAACCGGCTCAAAGCGCCTGCGCTTTCCTGAAGGTGAAACGG from Bdellovibrio bacteriovorus encodes:
- a CDS encoding linear amide C-N hydrolase, with protein sequence MNLKSILVLTISTVVALPAYPCTRVLWENKKSDVIVGRNMDWAEDTMSNMWLLPRGISREGLTHENPLKWTSKYGSVIITAYDIGTADGLNEKGLTANLLYLTESKFPTRDPKIPGLAVSLWSQYYLDNFATVAEAVSYTEKNPFQVQTAGIQTAAGRREGTVHISLSDKTGDSAILEYIDGKVKIYHDKNFKVMTNSPPFDQQIAALSKYKGFGGTQKLPGTTDAADRFIRAAYYSNALPEPKDYREAVAGVLSVLRNVSQPFGTPDPVRPYISTTRWRTVADLTKGIYFYENVLSPNIVWVDFAKLNFAQGQPVQKIGLIKNYELIGDVSNKFAPAKPFQFLKPEAEPARNAQL
- a CDS encoding MBL fold metallo-hydrolase; this translates as MKNLIFQQLFESESSTFTYILADRVTREAVMIDPVLEKVDRDLQLIKELDLKLLYILETHVHADHITGAGKIADATGAQIALSSEANIEGSFKALKEGDVIRFGQYEIKVLTTPGHTNSCLCFLMSDRVFTGDTLMIRANGRTDFQEGSAKSLYENVRTKLFVLPDETLVYPAHDYKGFTSSTIGDEKKHNVRLNQQRKLEDFVQIMADLKLPPPKKLDVAVPANLKLGRV